The following is a genomic window from Prunus persica cultivar Lovell chromosome G7, Prunus_persica_NCBIv2, whole genome shotgun sequence.
TCAGGAAATAATGCTCTGCAACAAGCGATGAAGTGggtatatttatatttcttcAATTCCTGGCTAGGCAATAATGCTCTGCAAAAAACAGACAGACTTGGCAAAAGCCCTTCTAATCGAACTTGTGAGTTTATAAACGTGGAAATAACGCAAATTGACGAATTCAATGTGTTCATCAGCACAAAGAGGTAAAGTGGGGAAGACCgtgaaataaatatatataaactggtttgaagttttttttcagGACTTCACTCTCAGCCTGACATTTATCAGCATTACCATACCAAGCAACTCTGCTCCACAACTCAGTAGAACAGGCTCCAGGGTAGAAGGAAACGAGCTTCCATTTCATTCGCTAAATCACATACATTTCTTTAAATCAGAATTTTGACAATCAGTACACCACTGACAGCTCCTGAATACAGAATTGGAGCAAACTTACTCTTCATACATATGCAATCATGGCTGGTTGTCTGGTGTTGTCCGTCGCCGGAGGCGCGCGCTACGCCTCCTAGCACCTGTGCTGCCATCTGAAGAATCATTATCCTCTTCTCTAGAAGCAGATGCAGCTTCGCCATCATAGCTCTCCCCCCATAGTGTGGTAgctctccctctcattctaACTTGTGCTCTGGTTCTTCTGGGACCAGACCAAGTGCTGCTCCTTAAACTGGCCCCAGGTTGAATTACTCGAACTAGAAAGACTACAGTCAACCAACCCCCATCATCAACTGGCAAACTGCTATCATCACCCCTATCCTCTCCAATTGAAGATTGGAGTGTGCTAAGCAGGTCACCAAAATCCCTCTGTCGTTCCAAACTCCTCCAGGTACGCTGTCGCTCTGGGTCTGCCTCTGATGGGCGTGCTTGTGGGTGCTCCAACCTAGCATGGTTCCTAAGATCTGCATAGGTTCCAATAAAACTACATGTCTCGCAAGAACAATTTCTTGATTTTGCATTCATGAAACAACGAGCAGGCTCCACGATTATCCAATCTTTTATCTCCCCGCGGCAGAGGGGGCACAAAAGCTTTGGCTGTGCCTCATGCTCACAGGCTATGGGATTCATGGTGGGGGCCTCTTCCTCAATTCTATCATTTTGCACATGAGTAATTGTTGATTCAAGAGTTTCAGCTGGAGATGACTGAGTATctaaaatctgattttctcCTTCTGGTGGCACAGTTGGTGAGGTTTCTGCTGAAAATGACTTGCAGTACTGGTCTAGACAGTTTGAATGGCGGTAGCTTGTGTCACACATGTAAGGGCGGCACCCCTTCTCATAGGATGAACATATAAGTAAAACTGCATTGTGTGGATGCTCCAAGCAAACAGGGCACCTGGTGTCTTCCCATTCTTTCACATTttcctcagtttctgaaggaATTTTGGGTGGCGGCCGCCTTGTATGACTGGAGCTGCATGGATAAGGAGATGCTCTATACCTATCACGAGACACAGATCGGCCCCTTCTATCCTTGGGCATTTTGTGCTCTCAAAGATACTTCACCCTC
Proteins encoded in this region:
- the LOC18769690 gene encoding uncharacterized protein LOC18769690 codes for the protein MPKDRRGRSVSRDRYRASPYPCSSSHTRRPPPKIPSETEENVKEWEDTRCPVCLEHPHNAVLLICSSYEKGCRPYMCDTSYRHSNCLDQYCKSFSAETSPTVPPEGENQILDTQSSPAETLESTITHVQNDRIEEEAPTMNPIACEHEAQPKLLCPLCRGEIKDWIIVEPARCFMNAKSRNCSCETCSFIGTYADLRNHARLEHPQARPSEADPERQRTWRSLERQRDFGDLLSTLQSSIGEDRGDDSSLPVDDGGWLTVVFLVRVIQPGASLRSSTWSGPRRTRAQVRMRGRATTLWGESYDGEAASASREEDNDSSDGSTGARRRSARLRRRTTPDNQP